A genomic region of Alligator mississippiensis isolate rAllMis1 chromosome 6, rAllMis1, whole genome shotgun sequence contains the following coding sequences:
- the POU3F1 gene encoding POU domain, class 3, transcription factor 1: MATTAQYLPRGSALLPPDHHHHHHHHHHPHHHHHHPAAAYRDVPKMMHPHEYLPGLAGPPAGHAVSLAPPPQWPQQGGADWGGGGGGGGGGGGGGGGGGGGAAAAEHGKGAPGRDDFHAVPRAHLVGPQAAAGGWAQGAGHHLAPMSPPAPAGHQALLYGQPPYGAMLPPPALHHGLAHDGAGPEPPPHAPPSPPPLGHPPEPADDDAPSSDDLEQFAKQFKQRRIKLGFTQADVGLALGTLYGNVFSQTTICRFEALQLSFKNMCKLKPLLNKWLEETDSSTGSPTNLDKIAAQGRKRKKRTSIEVGVKGALENHFLKCPKPSAHEITSLADSLQLEKEVVRVWFCNRRQKEKRMTPAGPPHAPMEDVYSQADASPLHHTLPGAAP, encoded by the coding sequence ATGGCCACCACGGCGCAGTACCTGCCGCGCGGCAGCGCGCTGCTGCCGCccgaccaccaccaccaccaccaccaccaccatcacccccaccaccaccaccaccacccggCCGCGGCGTACCGCGACGTGCCCAAGATGATGCACCCGCACGAGTACCTGCCGGGGCTGGCGGGCCCCCCCGCGGGACACGCCGTGAGCCTGGCGCCGCCGCCGCAGTGGCCGCAGCAGGGCGGCGCGGACTGGggcggcggaggcggcggcggcggcggcggaggaggcggcggcggcggcggcggcggcggggcggcggcggcggagcacGGCAAGGGCGCGCCGGGCCGCGACGACTTCCACGCGGTGCCGCGGGCGCACCTGGTGGGGCCgcaggcggcggcgggcgggTGGGCGCAGGGCGCCGGCCACCACCTGGCGCCCATGTCGCCGCCCGCGCCCGCGGGGCACCAGGCGCTGCTGTACGGCCAGCCGCCCTACGGCGCGATGCTGCCGCCGCCGGCGCTGCACCACGGGCTGGCCCACGACGGCGCCGGCCCCGAGCCGCCGCCGCACGCGCCGCCGTCGCCGCCGCCGCTGGGCCACCCGCCCGAGCCGGCCGACGACGACGCGCCCAGCTCGGACGACCTGGAGCAGTTCGCGAAGCAGTTCAAGCAGCGCCGCATCAAGCTGGGCTTCACGCAGGCCGACGTGGGGCTGGCGCTCGGCACCCTCTACGGCAACGTCTTCTCGCAGACCACCATCTGCCGCTTCGAGGCGCTGCAGCTCAGCTTCAAGAACATGTGCAAGCTCAAGCCCCTGCTCAACAAGTGGCTGGAGGAGACGGACTCCTCCACGGGCAGCCCCACCAACCTGGACAAGATCGCGGCGCAGGGCCGCAAGCGCAAGAAGCGCACCTCCATCGAGGTGGGCGTCAAGGGCGCCCTGGAGAACCACTTCCTCAAGTGCCCCAAGCCCTCGGCGCACGAGATCACCTCGCTGGCGGACAGTCTGCAGCTGGAGAAGGAGGTGGTGCGGGTCTGGTTCTGCAACCGGCGGCAGAAGGAGAAGCGCATGACGCCGGCCGGCCCGCCGCACGCGCCCATGGAGGACGTTTACTCGCAAGCCGACGCCTCGCCGCTGCACCACACGCTGCCGGGCGCCGCGCCCTGA